A region of Scylla paramamosain isolate STU-SP2022 chromosome 25, ASM3559412v1, whole genome shotgun sequence DNA encodes the following proteins:
- the LOC135113452 gene encoding cuticle protein 8-like, whose translation MALKVVLLSALVVAALARPDTPYRPPASSYHAPAPDAPPRYDYNYAVVDDYSGNNYNAQEARDGYDTQGSYYVLLPDGRRQRVTYNVNGDSGFLAEVTYEGEAQYAPQSYAPAPVPTYRPAPTPPAYQ comes from the exons ATGGCTCTCAAG gtCGTCCTACTCTCCGCTCTCGTAGTAGCTGCCCTCGCCCGCCCCGACACGCCCTACCGCCCACCCGCATCCTCCTACCACGCTCCCGCCCCAGAC GCGCCGCCCAGGTACGACTACAACTACGCCGTGGTGGACGACTACTCCGGCAACAACTACAATGCCCAGGAGGCGCGCGACGGCTACGACACCCAGGGATCCTACTACGTGCTGCTGCCCGACGGCCGCCGGCAGAGGGTCACCTACAACGTCAACGGCGACTCAGGCTTCCTGGCCGAGGTGACCTACGAGGGCGAGGCCCAGTACGCCCCTCAGAGCTACGCCCCCGCCCCCGTCCCCACCTACAGGCCAGCTCCCACCCCGCCAGCCTACCAGTGA
- the LOC135113271 gene encoding cuticle protein 8-like has translation MALKVVLLFALVAAALARPDTPYRPPASSYHAPAPDAPPRYDYNYAVVDDYSGNNYNAQEARDGYDTQGSYYVLLPDGRRQRVTYNVNGDSGFLAEVTYEGEAQYAPQSYAPTPSYRPAPTPPAYQ, from the exons ATGGCTCTCAAG GTCGTCCTGCTCTTCGCACTTGTGGCCGCCGCCCTCGCCCGCCCCGACACGCCCTACCGCCCTCCCGCATCCTCCTACCACGCTCCCGCCCCAGAC GCGCCGCCCAGGTACGACTACAACTACGCCGTGGTGGACGACTACTCCGGCAACAACTACAATGCCCAGGAGGCGCGCGACGGCTACGACACCCAAGGATCCTACTACGTGCTGCTGCCCGACGGCCGCCGGCAGAGGGTTACCTACAATGTCAACGGTGACTCAGGCTTCCTGGCCGAGGTGACCTACGAGGGAGAGGCCCAGTATGCCCCCCAGAGCTACGCCCCCACCCCCTCCTACAGGCCAGCGCCCACCCCGCCAGCCTACCAGTGA
- the LOC135113269 gene encoding cuticle protein 8-like — translation MALKIVLLSALVAAALARPDTPYRPPASSYHAPAPDAPPRYDYNYAVVDDYSGNNYNAQEARDGYDTQGSYYVLLPDGRRQRVTYNVNGDSGFLAEVTYEGEAQYAPQSYAPAPVPSYRPAPTPLAYQ, via the exons ATGGCTCTCAAG atTGTCCTGCTCTCCGCCCTCGTGGCCGCCGCCCTCGCCCGCCCCGACACGCCCTACCGCCCACCCGCATCTTCCTACCACGCCCCCGCCCCAGAC GCGCCGCCCAGGTACGACTACAACTACGCCGTGGTGGACGACTACTCCGGCAACAACTACAATGCCCAGGAGGCGCGCGACGGCTACGACACCCAGGGATCCTACTACGTGCTGCTGCCCGACGGCCGCCGGCAGAGGGTCACCTACAACGTCAACGGCGACTCAGGCTTCCTGGCCGAGGTGACCTACGAGGGCGAAGCCCAGTATGCTCCCCAGAGCTACGCCCCCGCCCCCGTCCCCTCCTACAGGCCAGCACCCACCCCGCTAGCCTACCAGTGA
- the LOC135113267 gene encoding cuticle protein 19.8-like, with translation MALKVVLLSALVAAALARPDSPYHPPAPSYHAPAPSYHAPAPDAPPRYDYNYAVVDDPSGNNYNAQEARDGYDTQGSYYVLLPDGRRQRVTYNVNGDSGFVAEVTYEGEAQYAPQSYAPAPAPSYRPAPTPPAYQ, from the exons ATGGCTCTCAAG gtTGTTCTGCTTTCCGCCCTCGTGGCAGCCGCCCTCGCCCGACCCGACTCGCCTTACCATCCACCCGCACCTTCCTACCACGCACCTGCACCCTCTTACCACGCCCCTGCTCCTGAT GCGCCGCCCAGGTACGACTACAACTACGCCGTGGTGGACGATCCCTCCGGCAACAACTACAATGCCCAGGAGGCGCGCGACGGCTACGACACCCAGGGATCCTACTACGTGTTGCTGCCCGACGGCCGCCGACAGAGGGTCACCTACAACGTCAACGGCGACTCAGGCTTCGTGGCCGAAGTGACCTATGAGGGCGAGGCCCAATATGCCCCCCAGAGCTacgcccccgcccccgccccctccTACAGGCCAGCGCCCACTCCGCCAGCCTACCAGTGA
- the LOC135113270 gene encoding cuticle protein-like, with protein sequence MALKFVLLSALVAAALARPDTSYRPPASSYHAPAPDAPPRYDYNYAVVDDYSGNNYNAQEARDGYDTQGSYYVLLPDGRRQRVTYNVNGDSGFLAEVTYEGEAQYAPQSYAPAPSYRPAPTPPAYQ encoded by the exons ATGGCTCTCAAG ttcGTCCTGCTCTCCGCCCTCGTAGCCGCCGCCCTCGCCCGCCCCGATACGTCTTACCGCCCTCCCGCATCCTCCTACCACGCCCCCGCCCCAGAC GCGCCGCCCAGGTACGACTACAACTACGCCGTGGTGGACGACTACTCCGGCAACAACTACAATGCCCAGGAGGCGCGCGACGGCTACGACACCCAGGGATCCTACTACGTGCTACTGCCCGACGGCCGCCGGCAGAGGGTCACCTACAACGTCAACGGCGACTCAGGCTTCCTGGCCGAGGTGACCTACGAGGGGGAGGCCCAGTATGCCCCCCAGAGCTACGCCCCAGCCCCCTCCTACAGGCCAGCGCCCACCCCGCCAGCCTACCAGTGA
- the LOC135113268 gene encoding cuticle protein 8-like, with translation MALKVVLLSALVAAALARPDTSYRPPTSSYHAPAPDAPPRYDYNYAVVDDYSGNNYNAQEARDGYDTQGSYYVLLPDGRRQRVTYNVNGDSGFLAEVTYEGEAQYAPQSYAPAPAPSYRPAPTPPAYL, from the exons ATGGCTCTCAAG GTTGTCCTGCTCTCCGCCCTCGTGGCAGCCGCCCTCGCCCGCCCCGACACGTCCTACCGCCCTCCCACATCCTCCTACCACGCCCCCGCCCCAGAC GCGCCGCCCAGGTACGACTACAACTACGCCGTGGTGGACGACTACTCCGGCAACAACTACAATGCCCAGGAGGCGCGCGACGGCTACGACACCCAAGGATCCTACTACGTGCTGCTGCCCGACGGCCGCCGGCAGAGGGTCACCTACAACGTCAACGGCGACTCAGGATTCCTGGCCGAGGTAACATACGAGGGCGAGGCCCAGTATGCCCCCCAGAGCTacgcccccgcccccgccccctccTACAGGCCAGCGCCCACCCCGCCAGCCTACCTGTGA